From a single Argonema galeatum A003/A1 genomic region:
- the mtnA gene encoding S-methyl-5-thioribose-1-phosphate isomerase: MTSTTSPVYPVIWQDDRVLLIEQNRLPTEYTFVEITCCDDMAHAIKTMIVRGAPAIGVAAAYGMYLGARDIQTESRDEFLNQLEKIGETLAQTRPTAVNLFWAIQRMLNTARQTLGPVEYLKSLLLETAKTINADDIKTCQTIGDKGLEVLPANPEKLTILTHCNAGALATAGYGTALGVVRSAWKSGRLERVYADETRPRLQGAKLTAWECVQEGIPVTLITDNMAAHCMQRGLIHAVVVGADRIAANGDTANKIGTYSLALVAKAHKVPFFVAAPLSTIDFSISNGSKIPIEERDPTEIYKVGNTMLTAEGVEFYNPAFDVTPAELITAIITEYGAVAPAELQQFQVKQVV, encoded by the coding sequence ATGACATCTACTACTTCCCCAGTTTATCCAGTTATTTGGCAAGATGACCGCGTTTTACTCATTGAGCAAAATCGTCTACCAACTGAATACACTTTTGTCGAAATTACCTGCTGCGATGATATGGCGCACGCGATCAAAACGATGATTGTACGCGGCGCACCAGCTATCGGCGTAGCAGCAGCTTACGGGATGTACTTGGGTGCAAGAGATATTCAAACGGAAAGCAGAGATGAGTTTTTGAATCAGTTGGAAAAAATTGGCGAAACTTTGGCGCAAACTCGTCCGACTGCTGTTAATTTGTTTTGGGCAATTCAGAGAATGTTGAATACTGCCCGTCAAACTTTGGGGCCAGTAGAATATCTGAAAAGCCTTTTATTAGAAACGGCGAAAACTATCAACGCAGACGATATCAAAACTTGCCAGACAATTGGCGATAAAGGTTTGGAAGTTTTACCAGCTAATCCCGAAAAGCTGACTATTTTAACTCACTGCAATGCGGGTGCTTTGGCAACTGCTGGCTACGGTACGGCTTTGGGGGTGGTGCGTTCCGCCTGGAAATCTGGACGTTTGGAACGGGTATATGCTGATGAAACTCGTCCCCGTTTGCAAGGGGCAAAACTAACAGCTTGGGAATGCGTACAAGAAGGTATTCCTGTTACTTTAATCACCGATAATATGGCGGCTCATTGTATGCAGCGTGGTTTGATTCATGCTGTGGTTGTGGGTGCTGATAGAATTGCCGCGAATGGCGATACTGCTAATAAGATTGGTACTTACAGTTTAGCACTTGTGGCGAAAGCGCACAAGGTTCCTTTCTTTGTTGCGGCTCCTCTTTCTACGATCGATTTTTCGATTAGTAATGGCAGTAAAATTCCGATTGAAGAACGAGATCCCACTGAAATTTACAAGGTGGGAAATACGATGTTAACCGCAGAGGGTGTAGAGTTTTACAACCCAGCCTTTGATGTGACGCCTGCTGAATTGATTACGGCCATTATAACAGAATATGGCGCAGTCGCTCCCGCTGAGTTACAACAGTTTCAGGTGAAACAAGTAGTTTAG
- a CDS encoding type IV pilin-like G/H family protein: MNIEFRVKWLLYILNKNKNRGFNIVTLIVVIFILGILAAIALESPHLGQAQKGKQAEAKQYVSTVNKGQQAYYTEFGKFVTTSDENAWNSLGFGIKTQTTNYKYSISPIGDGRNGVNVFAHNTPTNKGRKNYTGVVGLVSINTGDKTMQSIVCETKIAGDVPMPGEVTATEVKCGSNSDPVK, translated from the coding sequence ATGAATATCGAATTTCGCGTTAAGTGGCTGTTATATATTCTGAATAAGAATAAGAATCGAGGGTTTAATATTGTGACGCTGATTGTTGTGATCTTCATTCTGGGAATTTTGGCTGCTATTGCTTTGGAGAGCCCGCATCTTGGTCAAGCCCAGAAAGGCAAACAAGCTGAAGCGAAACAATATGTTAGCACAGTCAACAAAGGTCAGCAAGCATATTACACAGAGTTTGGGAAATTTGTAACAACCAGCGACGAGAATGCCTGGAATAGTTTAGGGTTTGGTATTAAAACTCAAACTACTAACTACAAATACTCAATTTCACCTATTGGCGACGGCAGAAACGGAGTTAACGTTTTTGCACACAATACCCCAACAAATAAAGGCCGTAAAAACTACACAGGAGTTGTTGGTTTGGTAAGCATAAATACTGGTGATAAAACCATGCAGTCAATAGTATGTGAAACTAAAATTGCTGGAGATGTACCCATGCCGGGTGAAGTAACTGCAACAGAAGTAAAATGTGGCAGTAATTCTGATCCTGTCAAGTAA
- a CDS encoding XcyI family restriction endonuclease yields the protein MALDEASLLAEANRINYRLRSTFFYRKLKEYKTLSFRGKIDALLPVKHLYSWDGWTNWGIREDAYTYICEHDNLELIQVFCHPRLIREHPILIAYYRNIAALSQKAVKYLVSVDVKKVEIDEDNRYSLTEDQALKLSRLFNEHISLIIDSSIESITEDELYGILLASTGAQIDGSWRNAIGEEAEKVVQRLLVKEAKERNLLAALIPRVGTGVELYDSEKLEEQLGNIERYRGIMLVNHTSILFSSEPDISLIGNQGATTGVIEVKGGADPAGALERYGAAKKSFEEALRRNPYVQTILLASCLTTQVHTRIQNDSTISSYFNLTEILSENSTKYKQFVQEAFSILGA from the coding sequence AATCGGATAAACTATCGACTGCGTTCAACCTTCTTTTATCGCAAACTCAAAGAATACAAGACTCTATCTTTCCGTGGTAAGATTGATGCACTATTACCCGTCAAGCATCTATACAGTTGGGATGGTTGGACAAACTGGGGTATTAGAGAGGATGCTTATACCTACATCTGCGAACATGACAACTTGGAACTTATTCAAGTGTTTTGTCACCCTAGATTAATTCGAGAACACCCTATACTAATCGCTTATTATCGAAATATTGCAGCGCTTTCTCAAAAAGCAGTTAAGTATTTAGTAAGTGTAGATGTCAAGAAAGTTGAGATTGATGAAGACAATCGTTATTCTCTAACGGAAGACCAAGCCCTCAAACTTAGCCGACTTTTTAACGAACACATCTCGCTCATCATTGATAGCTCTATAGAAAGTATTACAGAAGACGAATTGTACGGAATATTACTAGCATCAACAGGGGCGCAGATTGACGGTTCATGGCGTAATGCTATTGGGGAGGAAGCAGAAAAAGTTGTTCAGCGTCTTCTTGTTAAAGAGGCTAAAGAACGCAATCTTCTTGCCGCTTTGATACCCCGTGTAGGTACGGGGGTTGAGTTATACGACTCAGAGAAACTTGAGGAACAGCTAGGAAATATTGAGCGTTATCGGGGTATCATGTTAGTTAATCATACCTCAATACTTTTTTCTAGCGAGCCAGATATTTCACTGATCGGTAATCAGGGTGCAACAACAGGTGTAATTGAGGTTAAAGGAGGTGCAGATCCTGCTGGGGCACTTGAACGTTATGGTGCGGCAAAAAAATCTTTTGAGGAAGCTTTACGCAGGAATCCTTACGTCCAAACCATCCTCCTGGCAAGTTGTCTTACTACTCAGGTACATACTCGTATTCAGAACGATTCAACAATCTCTAGCTACTTTAACTTAACAGAAATACTGAGTGAAAATTCAACAAAATATAAACAATTTGTTCAAGAAGCATTCTCTATTCTAGGAGCATAA
- a CDS encoding DUF433 domain-containing protein: MSYRNIITIEPGKRGGKPCIRRMRITVYDVLGWLAAGMSVAEILDDFPELTEEDIKACLEFAADRERRLIAIVGET; this comes from the coding sequence ATGAGTTATCGCAACATCATTACTATTGAGCCAGGTAAACGTGGCGGTAAGCCTTGTATCAGACGAATGCGGATTACAGTATACGATGTTTTGGGCTGGTTAGCAGCTGGTATGTCTGTGGCAGAAATTTTAGATGACTTCCCAGAATTGACAGAAGAAGATATTAAAGCTTGTCTGGAATTTGCAGCGGATAGAGAACGTCGTTTGATTGCTATAGTGGGCGAAACTTGA
- a CDS encoding PEP-CTERM sorting domain-containing protein: MSLSSVLKKISSGATSIEKTTIATAGVVTLIILGTSNAAQAAILSRFDYDTSWVNYRGGEGIKVTFGITDEAFNIPVNDRGNYRLNYLKAFTNRSSKLFDDIELTKNDVGKIFTATADTNPDFKNFASLLTDGENNKLIFAKEYIGSPVAIFVGKDEKDWWYPSQGSKEDNKIDFNGYIIDQISLQLDSSDLFKVTFTIEGHPQVSASTSQSVPEPSSAIGLLLFGAGGAVAGFKRKQQISHA, encoded by the coding sequence ATGAGTTTATCAAGTGTGCTGAAAAAGATATCGAGCGGTGCAACTTCGATCGAAAAAACTACGATCGCCACTGCTGGAGTAGTAACGTTGATAATTTTGGGTACAAGTAATGCAGCACAAGCAGCCATACTCAGTAGATTTGACTACGACACAAGTTGGGTAAACTATAGAGGAGGAGAAGGGATAAAAGTAACCTTTGGCATTACTGATGAAGCTTTTAACATACCAGTCAACGACAGAGGCAATTATCGATTAAACTATCTAAAAGCTTTTACCAATCGTTCATCTAAGTTGTTTGATGATATTGAATTGACAAAGAATGATGTCGGTAAAATATTTACAGCTACTGCCGATACAAACCCGGACTTTAAAAACTTTGCTTCCCTCTTGACCGATGGGGAAAATAATAAACTAATCTTTGCTAAAGAATATATTGGTTCACCAGTGGCAATTTTTGTGGGAAAGGATGAAAAAGATTGGTGGTATCCTAGTCAAGGGTCAAAAGAGGATAATAAAATCGACTTCAATGGCTACATCATTGACCAAATTAGCCTACAACTTGACTCTTCAGACCTATTTAAAGTAACTTTCACAATAGAAGGTCATCCCCAGGTTTCTGCTAGTACATCTCAATCAGTTCCAGAACCCAGTTCTGCGATCGGTCTATTACTTTTTGGTGCTGGCGGTGCGGTTGCTGGATTCAAACGTAAACAGCAAATATCTCACGCATAA
- the typA gene encoding translational GTPase TypA produces the protein MTLPIRNVAIIAHVDHGKTTLVDALLKQSGIFREGEEVPDCVMDSNAIERERGITILSKNTAVKYKETLINIVDTPGHADFGGEVERVLGMVDGCLLIVDANEGPMPQTRFVLKKALEKGLRPIVVVNKIDRPQAEPYKAIDKVLDLFIELGADDAQCDFPHLFASGLAGYAKNELDGESSDMKPLFDAILRHVPPPVGDPNKPLQLQVTTLDYSDYLGRIVIGRIHNGTIRAGQQAALVTETGAIVKGKITKLMGFEGLKRIEMAEATAGYIVAVAGFADANIGETITCPDDPQALPLIKVDEPTLQMTFSVNDSPFAGQEGTLVTSRQVRDRLMRELETNVALRVEETDSPDKFLVSGRGELHLGILIENMRREGHEFQVSQPQVIYREVNGKPYEPFEYLVLDVPEESVGSCIERLGQRKGEMQDMQVGGNKRTQLDFVIPARGLIGFRGEVMRITRGEGIMNHSFLEYRPLCGDISARRNGVLISFEEGVSTYYALQNAEDRGVFFITPGTKVYRGMIVGENTRPQDLELNICKTKQLTNHRASGGEELVQLQSPVDMSLERALEYIGPDELVEVTPKSIRLRKMSKKLVKR, from the coding sequence ATGACTCTTCCCATTCGCAACGTTGCCATCATTGCCCACGTAGATCACGGCAAAACCACTCTTGTTGACGCCCTGCTCAAACAATCCGGCATCTTCCGCGAAGGGGAAGAAGTTCCTGATTGTGTCATGGACTCCAACGCGATCGAGCGGGAGCGGGGCATTACCATTTTATCGAAGAACACAGCCGTTAAATACAAAGAGACGCTGATCAATATAGTTGATACCCCCGGACACGCCGACTTTGGCGGCGAAGTCGAACGGGTATTGGGTATGGTGGATGGCTGTCTTCTAATTGTCGATGCCAACGAAGGCCCGATGCCCCAAACCCGGTTCGTGCTGAAAAAAGCCCTGGAAAAGGGATTGCGCCCCATCGTCGTAGTCAATAAAATCGATCGGCCCCAGGCAGAACCCTACAAAGCCATTGATAAAGTATTGGATCTGTTCATAGAATTGGGTGCAGATGATGCCCAGTGCGACTTTCCCCATCTATTTGCCTCCGGTTTGGCAGGCTACGCCAAAAATGAACTGGATGGCGAAAGCTCAGACATGAAGCCTCTGTTTGATGCTATTCTGCGTCACGTACCGCCACCAGTCGGCGACCCCAACAAACCATTGCAATTGCAAGTTACAACCCTAGATTATTCCGACTACTTGGGTCGGATTGTGATTGGTCGCATCCATAACGGTACGATCAGAGCAGGTCAACAAGCCGCTTTGGTGACGGAAACCGGCGCAATTGTGAAAGGCAAAATCACCAAATTGATGGGATTTGAAGGTTTGAAGCGGATTGAAATGGCAGAAGCGACCGCTGGATACATCGTTGCAGTAGCAGGATTTGCCGATGCTAATATCGGGGAAACGATTACTTGTCCCGACGATCCGCAAGCGCTACCACTAATTAAAGTGGATGAGCCTACCTTGCAGATGACCTTCTCCGTGAACGATTCGCCGTTTGCGGGACAGGAAGGAACTTTGGTGACATCGCGGCAAGTGCGCGATCGCTTGATGCGAGAATTAGAAACAAACGTCGCCCTCCGCGTCGAAGAAACCGATTCCCCCGACAAATTCCTCGTTTCCGGTCGTGGTGAATTGCACCTGGGTATCCTGATTGAAAATATGCGTCGCGAAGGTCACGAATTCCAGGTTTCTCAGCCCCAAGTTATCTACCGCGAAGTCAACGGTAAACCTTACGAACCTTTTGAGTATCTAGTGCTGGACGTTCCAGAAGAAAGCGTTGGTAGCTGCATCGAACGCTTAGGACAGCGCAAAGGCGAAATGCAAGATATGCAGGTTGGTGGTAATAAGCGCACCCAACTAGATTTTGTGATTCCCGCCCGTGGTCTAATTGGTTTCCGAGGTGAAGTCATGCGGATAACTCGCGGCGAAGGGATCATGAATCACAGTTTCCTAGAATACCGACCCCTCTGCGGAGATATTTCAGCCCGTCGCAACGGGGTGCTGATTTCCTTTGAAGAAGGAGTCTCCACCTACTACGCACTGCAAAATGCTGAAGACAGAGGTGTATTCTTTATTACCCCCGGCACGAAGGTCTACAGGGGCATGATTGTGGGAGAAAACACCCGACCTCAAGACCTGGAACTCAACATCTGTAAGACGAAGCAGCTAACTAACCACCGCGCATCTGGCGGTGAAGAATTGGTGCAGTTGCAATCGCCCGTGGATATGAGTTTGGAGCGTGCTTTAGAATACATTGGCCCCGATGAATTGGTGGAAGTGACGCCGAAATCAATTCGTCTGCGGAAGATGTCGAAGAAGTTGGTGAAGCGCTAG
- a CDS encoding type IV pilin-like G/H family protein, translating into MSIELRVKWLLYILNKNGNRGYSYIIELLVFMFIIGILAAIALPSFVNEAGKGKQSEPKQYVSSVNKAQQAWYTEKNGFVTGTAEAAFASLGVGIRTQTTNYTYSISGNTRNLVHVLAIPRSSAIKGYAGTVGLVGSGVDKTSQSVVCETTIAGKTPTGGTVNGNDVVCGSNMQQIK; encoded by the coding sequence ATGAGTATCGAACTTCGCGTTAAGTGGTTGCTATATATCCTAAATAAGAATGGCAATCGAGGCTACAGCTACATTATAGAGCTTCTTGTTTTCATGTTCATTATTGGCATTTTGGCTGCTATTGCTTTGCCTAGTTTTGTGAATGAAGCCGGTAAAGGCAAACAATCGGAACCAAAACAATATGTTAGCTCAGTCAACAAAGCACAGCAAGCCTGGTATACAGAGAAAAATGGGTTTGTCACTGGCACTGCGGAAGCTGCATTCGCTAGTTTAGGCGTTGGCATCAGGACGCAAACCACTAACTACACATATTCAATTTCAGGTAATACTAGAAACCTAGTTCATGTATTAGCTATACCTAGATCATCTGCTATTAAAGGATACGCGGGAACTGTAGGTTTGGTGGGTTCTGGAGTTGACAAGACTTCCCAGTCAGTAGTTTGTGAAACTACTATAGCTGGAAAGACACCGACTGGTGGTACGGTGAATGGTAATGATGTTGTATGTGGTAGTAATATGCAGCAGATCAAGTAA
- a CDS encoding DUF5615 family PIN-like protein codes for MKLLFDQNLSRKLVTRLADIFQNASHVQFHALTDADDSEIWEFAKIEGFCIVTQDADFAERSRLYGSPPKVIWLRCGNTPTSNVEAILRSGAEAIQELMSSAILDCLELY; via the coding sequence TTGAAACTACTATTTGACCAAAACTTAAGTCGGAAATTAGTAACTCGGTTAGCTGATATCTTCCAAAATGCTAGCCATGTTCAGTTTCATGCGCTGACAGATGCAGACGATAGCGAGATTTGGGAGTTTGCGAAAATTGAAGGATTTTGTATTGTTACTCAGGATGCTGACTTTGCAGAAAGGAGTCGTCTTTACGGTTCACCACCAAAAGTAATTTGGCTGCGGTGTGGTAATACACCGACAAGCAACGTAGAAGCAATACTTCGATCTGGGGCAGAGGCAATTCAAGAACTTATGAGTAGTGCGATTTTGGATTGTCTTGAGCTTTACTGA
- a CDS encoding HD domain-containing protein, whose translation MILPERFTEALVFATQLHANQVRKGSGVPYIAHLLGVTSIALEYGANEDEAIAALLHDAIEDQGGAATRSEIRRRFGDTVTAIVDGCTDSDTTPKPPWRQRKEAYIAHIPTASLSVLLVSASDKLYNARSILKDYRVLGESVWERFKGGREGSLWYYRALVNAFRQAWSSPLIDELDRVVSELEHLANS comes from the coding sequence ATGATTCTTCCCGAACGTTTTACAGAAGCACTCGTTTTTGCCACTCAACTGCACGCTAACCAAGTCCGTAAGGGAAGCGGCGTTCCTTACATTGCACATTTGTTGGGTGTCACCAGTATAGCCTTAGAATATGGGGCGAATGAAGATGAAGCGATCGCAGCCTTACTCCATGATGCCATAGAAGATCAAGGCGGTGCAGCCACGCGGTCAGAAATTCGCCGCCGCTTCGGGGATACCGTCACAGCAATTGTGGATGGTTGCACAGACTCCGACACCACCCCCAAACCCCCCTGGCGACAGCGCAAAGAAGCTTATATTGCCCACATCCCGACGGCTTCCTTGTCGGTGCTATTAGTCTCGGCATCGGATAAACTGTATAATGCGCGATCGATCTTGAAAGATTATCGGGTGTTGGGAGAGTCAGTTTGGGAAAGATTTAAGGGAGGTAGAGAAGGAAGTCTTTGGTATTATCGCGCTTTAGTAAATGCTTTTCGCCAAGCTTGGTCATCGCCTCTAATTGACGAATTGGATCGAGTTGTTTCAGAATTGGAACATCTGGCTAATTCTTAG
- a CDS encoding PQQ-dependent sugar dehydrogenase, protein MSGPTFDGFYDLTSNSDNFQMTSGLLAGLPGGLRGLDGNDLVSGSSAPEMVNGNQGKDSLFGGEGTDALFGGKGDDYLYGNQGKDYLFGDNDSDILFGGSDSDYLFGNQGNDQLFGDKGNDVLLGGKGEDILSGLDDNDILVGDFGKDTLIGGGGEDIFVLRTDTAVTDAALADIIRDFNNGFDRIGLTGGLTAGDLSLEPGSLTVGSSDTLIRVKSSGAILGWVEGILPNQIVSDRFVSADALLVAESNNINNLLSAIPFNSSIVRNEPISSTPISVSVNALPAPFQTQSATKFPQVVPIPENPALQVPPGFEVNVFAAGLESPRFLTVSPTGDILVAETSQNRIRLLRDTNGDRVADVRTTFASAENGLNLPFGMVFVGNYLYVGNTNAVVRFPYSNGQLQIVGTGEKIADLPTGGHSTRNLALSPDGQKLYVAIGSASNVNADPLPRASVQVMNLDGSNQQTFAFGLRNPVGLDFNPTTGKLYTVVNERDGLGDDLVPDYLTGLNAGEFYGWPYTYLAPNLLDPRRTVNGQSENPDLAASTRTPDLLLQAHSAPLGLEFYNGQTFPQEYRNGAFVAFHGSWNRDRATGYKVVFAPFGADGRPLGSYQDFLSGFLSNPSVPTAWGRPTGLQTLPDGSLLVTDDANNRIYRVQYVPLG, encoded by the coding sequence ATGTCAGGCCCAACTTTTGATGGCTTTTATGATTTAACTTCCAACTCTGACAATTTTCAGATGACTTCGGGATTACTAGCTGGGTTGCCAGGTGGACTGCGCGGACTTGATGGCAATGATCTTGTCAGCGGTTCATCTGCACCGGAAATGGTCAACGGCAATCAAGGAAAAGATTCCTTATTTGGTGGCGAAGGAACAGATGCGCTGTTTGGAGGTAAAGGCGACGACTATCTCTACGGCAACCAAGGGAAAGATTACTTGTTTGGTGACAATGATTCGGATATTCTTTTCGGTGGTAGCGATAGCGATTATCTGTTTGGCAACCAGGGTAATGACCAACTTTTTGGCGACAAAGGTAACGATGTTTTGCTTGGCGGGAAAGGAGAGGATATTCTCAGCGGTCTTGATGATAACGATATTCTGGTAGGCGACTTTGGCAAAGATACTTTAATTGGTGGTGGAGGCGAAGATATTTTTGTACTGCGAACCGATACTGCTGTAACTGATGCTGCTTTGGCAGATATTATTCGTGATTTTAATAATGGTTTCGATCGCATTGGATTAACTGGCGGTTTAACGGCGGGTGACCTTTCTCTGGAACCAGGATCTCTCACTGTTGGTAGTTCGGATACGCTGATTAGAGTTAAATCTTCTGGGGCAATTTTAGGTTGGGTAGAGGGAATTTTACCGAATCAAATAGTCAGCGATCGCTTTGTGTCTGCCGATGCTTTATTAGTCGCCGAAAGCAACAATATTAACAACCTCTTGTCTGCTATTCCTTTTAACAGCAGCATTGTCCGAAACGAACCAATTTCATCCACGCCTATCAGTGTCAGCGTTAACGCATTACCAGCACCTTTCCAAACCCAAAGTGCTACAAAATTTCCTCAAGTTGTGCCTATCCCAGAAAATCCCGCGCTGCAAGTACCGCCGGGTTTTGAAGTAAATGTATTTGCCGCTGGTTTGGAAAGTCCGCGCTTTTTAACTGTCAGTCCTACAGGCGATATATTAGTAGCTGAAACATCGCAAAATCGCATTCGCTTGCTGCGCGATACGAATGGCGATCGCGTCGCCGATGTTCGCACAACTTTTGCCAGTGCAGAAAATGGACTAAATCTGCCATTTGGGATGGTTTTTGTCGGTAATTACTTATATGTTGGCAATACTAATGCCGTAGTGCGTTTTCCCTACTCTAACGGCCAATTGCAAATCGTAGGTACAGGCGAGAAAATTGCTGACTTACCTACTGGCGGACACTCAACCCGCAATCTCGCACTTTCGCCGGATGGACAGAAATTGTATGTTGCGATCGGATCTGCTTCTAATGTAAATGCAGACCCCTTACCACGCGCCTCGGTACAGGTGATGAATCTTGATGGTTCTAATCAACAAACCTTCGCTTTCGGTTTGCGAAACCCAGTTGGACTCGACTTTAATCCGACAACTGGGAAACTCTACACGGTGGTTAACGAACGCGATGGTTTAGGCGACGATTTAGTGCCAGATTATTTAACTGGTTTGAATGCTGGTGAATTCTACGGTTGGCCTTATACTTATTTAGCACCTAATTTACTCGATCCGCGCCGCACAGTTAACGGACAAAGCGAAAATCCCGATTTAGCAGCAAGTACCCGCACTCCCGACCTTTTGTTACAGGCGCATTCTGCACCTTTGGGATTGGAATTTTATAACGGTCAAACTTTCCCCCAAGAATATCGTAACGGTGCGTTTGTGGCGTTTCACGGTTCCTGGAATCGCGATCGGGCCACTGGTTACAAGGTTGTGTTTGCGCCTTTCGGTGCAGATGGTCGTCCTCTAGGTTCTTACCAAGATTTTCTCAGTGGTTTTCTGAGTAATCCTTCTGTACCGACAGCTTGGGGACGACCTACGGGTTTACAAACTTTGCCTGATGGTAGTCTTCTAGTGACTGATGATGCAAATAACCGAATTTATCGAGTGCAATATGTACCGTTAGGTTAA
- a CDS encoding bis(5'-nucleosyl)-tetraphosphatase: MIDSNIPKDESFGIIPILRQGDTYSFLLIQHQAGHWGFPKGHAVEGESPVQAACREFVEETGISDYTLLEGVSFAEHYTFTRNGETFDKTVTYFLALVQSATVTYQEEEIQNYTWADRESAIALITFDPSKQILRDANQYLTTSLT; this comes from the coding sequence ATGATTGATTCTAACATTCCTAAAGATGAGTCTTTTGGCATTATCCCGATTTTGCGCCAAGGCGATACCTATTCGTTTTTGCTGATTCAACACCAGGCGGGACACTGGGGATTTCCCAAGGGACACGCTGTTGAAGGTGAGTCACCTGTGCAAGCTGCTTGTCGCGAATTCGTGGAGGAAACGGGAATTTCTGATTACACTTTGCTAGAGGGAGTTTCGTTTGCGGAACATTACACTTTTACGCGAAATGGAGAAACGTTTGATAAAACAGTAACTTACTTTCTAGCATTGGTGCAGTCAGCAACGGTTACCTACCAGGAAGAGGAGATTCAAAACTATACTTGGGCCGATCGCGAAAGTGCGATCGCACTGATCACCTTCGACCCCAGTAAGCAAATTCTGAGGGATGCGAATCAATATTTAACCACTTCTTTAACCTAA